A window of the Brumimicrobium sp. genome harbors these coding sequences:
- a CDS encoding tetratricopeptide repeat protein, whose translation MKLFIRNMRKIGLLTISLISFNTVMAQKTNVVSAAVEYKKYEPSLMMQKFDDAKNSLLSAKKYIDLAMQDATTKNDEKAHYYNAIINYCLAELSGMGKYDDLKVYQNDSIEGVIKNSVAIASKKSQWKIEVTDFFNGRVSQAVMIGEMMYKQKKYDMAFAGFAMAYKIKDISGIDTDKENMKVNSIISARHQVDTLKQMDSLDRAIEFISKAMEIFPKSEELAIDGVNLALSMDNLVKAEEFFNRAAEAAPTNKVLFSNMGSIFLNQADKAYESFSTMTVTSPGYQEKSNEVEELYGKAEKNLLKALEIDPNYAEAAYNLGVLYLGRGEKLKIQAGQMDFNDPDYEAVSQRAKEMYEKAIAPLEIYIQQDPNNVGVLQVLFQVHRNAGNTEKAMEYKRRADEAGGE comes from the coding sequence ATGAAACTTTTTATAAGAAATATGAGAAAGATAGGGTTGTTAACAATCTCCCTTATTTCATTCAATACTGTAATGGCTCAAAAAACAAATGTTGTTTCTGCTGCAGTTGAATATAAAAAATACGAGCCATCACTGATGATGCAAAAATTTGATGATGCTAAAAATAGTTTGCTCAGTGCTAAAAAGTATATTGATTTAGCGATGCAAGATGCAACAACCAAAAATGATGAAAAGGCTCATTATTATAATGCTATAATCAATTATTGCTTAGCTGAATTATCAGGTATGGGTAAATATGATGACTTAAAAGTATATCAAAATGATTCTATTGAAGGTGTAATCAAAAACTCTGTTGCCATTGCTTCCAAAAAAAGTCAATGGAAAATAGAAGTAACTGATTTCTTTAACGGTAGAGTTTCTCAAGCAGTCATGATTGGTGAAATGATGTATAAACAAAAGAAATATGATATGGCATTTGCAGGATTTGCAATGGCATACAAGATTAAAGATATTTCTGGTATAGATACAGACAAAGAAAATATGAAAGTTAACTCTATAATTTCTGCTAGACATCAAGTTGATACACTTAAACAGATGGATTCATTGGATAGAGCTATCGAATTTATAAGTAAAGCAATGGAAATTTTCCCTAAAAGTGAAGAGCTAGCTATTGATGGTGTGAATTTAGCATTATCAATGGATAACCTTGTTAAAGCTGAAGAGTTTTTCAATAGAGCTGCTGAGGCTGCGCCTACTAATAAAGTATTATTCTCCAATATGGGGTCTATTTTCTTAAATCAAGCAGATAAGGCATATGAATCATTTTCTACTATGACTGTAACTTCTCCAGGATATCAAGAAAAATCTAACGAGGTAGAAGAATTATACGGAAAGGCAGAAAAAAACCTTCTAAAAGCATTGGAAATTGACCCTAATTATGCTGAAGCTGCTTATAACTTAGGTGTTCTTTATTTAGGAAGAGGAGAAAAGCTAAAAATTCAAGCAGGCCAAATGGATTTTAATGACCCCGATTACGAAGCTGTAAGTCAAAGAGCTAAAGAAATGTATGAAAAAGCAATTGCTCCATTAGAAATATATATTCAACAAGATCCAAATAACGTAGGTGTTTTACAAGTTCTTTTCCAAGTACATAGAAATGCAGGTAATACTGAGAAAGCTATGGAATATAAGAGAAGAGCTGATGAAGCTGGTGGAGAATAA
- a CDS encoding IS3 family transposase, whose amino-acid sequence MVGINRQYYYRSFWLINEKREVASQVIEMVNNVRIKMPRIGTKKLYFLLKEELKGLHVGRDKLFDILRANHMLVIPRKNYHITTNSHHRFHKYKNIVENLEITKPEQVWVSDITYIEGRGNGYLALVTDAYSKRIMGYDLSNSLATEGALRALKMACKNRIYKNHPLIHHSDRGIQYCSNKYQECLKRKNIRPSMTESYDPYANAVAERVNGILKDEFLLENYKADIQTMKKIVKESIEIYNNQRPHLSCELLTPSKMHMQRTIKRKTYKKTSVKLASQKF is encoded by the coding sequence TTGGTCGGGATAAATAGACAATACTATTATCGTAGTTTCTGGCTTATAAATGAAAAACGAGAAGTCGCTAGCCAAGTTATTGAAATGGTTAATAATGTACGTATAAAAATGCCTAGAATAGGTACTAAGAAGCTTTATTTTCTTTTAAAAGAAGAATTAAAAGGTCTTCATGTGGGTAGAGATAAACTTTTTGATATTCTTAGAGCAAATCATATGTTAGTAATTCCAAGGAAAAACTATCATATCACAACTAATTCTCATCATCGATTTCATAAATATAAAAATATTGTAGAGAATTTAGAAATAACAAAACCAGAACAAGTATGGGTATCAGATATAACTTATATTGAAGGAAGAGGTAATGGTTATTTAGCTCTAGTAACGGATGCTTATTCAAAGAGGATAATGGGGTATGATTTATCAAATAGCCTTGCAACAGAAGGTGCTTTAAGAGCTCTTAAAATGGCCTGTAAAAATCGTATATATAAGAATCATCCTTTGATTCATCATTCTGATAGAGGAATACAATATTGTAGTAATAAATATCAAGAATGTCTTAAAAGGAAAAATATTCGACCTAGTATGACTGAAAGCTATGATCCGTATGCAAACGCGGTAGCTGAAAGAGTAAATGGAATATTAAAGGATGAGTTTTTATTGGAAAATTATAAAGCTGATATTCAAACAATGAAAAAAATTGTAAAAGAATCTATTGAAATCTATAATAACCAAAGACCACATCTGTCATGTGAATTGTTAACACCAAGTAAAATGCATATGCAAAGAACTATAAAAAGAAAAACTTATAAAAAAACTTCTGTGAAGCTAGCTTCACAGAAGTTTTAA
- a CDS encoding transposase: MDKSKNQYIKRTQKDYSMSFKLAVVKEVESGEISTEAVMRKYGIQSHSTILNWRRKFGIFDLKNSSNSIFMKTPQQRIQELEQKLRLLESKNDFLEEQLMKAEDKAYILDKLIDIAEKEYMLPVRKNSFPDQSKKQTKKGKGQ; encoded by the coding sequence ATGGATAAATCTAAAAATCAGTACATTAAACGTACACAAAAAGATTACAGCATGTCTTTTAAATTAGCTGTAGTTAAAGAAGTTGAAAGCGGAGAAATTAGTACCGAAGCAGTAATGCGAAAGTACGGTATACAATCTCATAGTACAATTTTAAATTGGAGAAGGAAATTTGGTATCTTTGATTTAAAAAACAGTTCTAATTCTATATTTATGAAAACACCACAACAAAGAATCCAAGAGTTAGAGCAGAAATTACGGTTATTGGAATCAAAGAATGATTTCTTAGAGGAACAATTAATGAAAGCCGAGGATAAAGCTTATATTTTGGATAAGCTTATAGACATAGCAGAAAAAGAATATATGCTTCCTGTAAGAAAAAACTCCTTCCCCGATCAATCAAAGAAACAAACAAAGAAAGGCAAAGGTCAATAG
- a CDS encoding S1-like domain-containing RNA-binding protein, which yields MKYIGEYIELEINRFTSVGAFLTDNNDFEVLLPNKYLTDEMEVNQTIKVFVYNDSEDRPVATTETPKIDLNEFAFLRVKSVNNIGAFLDWGLEKDLLVPFKEQLAKMNEGGVYLIKLLLDKETNRLIGSAKVNRYLNKDTSALSIGEKVNLFICEKTDLGRKVIINGEFSGLLYHNRIIKNIKEGDQIDGYIEFIRTDGKIDVSLTPIGIEKFEQSTEEVLKYIQKNNGVIYITDKSDSQLIQDEIGMSKKLFKKAVGNLYKARKIIIKANSIELSCPNIALH from the coding sequence ATGAAATATATTGGTGAATATATAGAGCTTGAAATCAATCGATTTACGAGTGTAGGCGCTTTCTTAACAGATAATAATGACTTTGAAGTCTTACTTCCAAATAAATATCTAACAGATGAAATGGAAGTTAATCAAACGATAAAAGTATTTGTCTATAATGACTCTGAAGATAGACCAGTGGCAACCACAGAAACACCAAAAATAGATCTCAATGAATTTGCATTTCTAAGAGTTAAGTCCGTTAATAATATCGGAGCATTCTTAGATTGGGGTTTAGAGAAAGATTTGTTAGTTCCCTTTAAAGAGCAACTCGCCAAAATGAATGAAGGAGGAGTTTATTTAATTAAACTATTATTGGATAAAGAGACCAATAGACTCATTGGTTCAGCAAAAGTCAATCGCTACCTTAACAAAGATACTTCTGCTTTATCTATTGGCGAAAAAGTAAATCTTTTTATTTGCGAAAAAACAGATTTGGGAAGGAAAGTAATCATTAATGGAGAATTTTCTGGACTTCTCTATCATAATCGAATTATCAAAAACATCAAAGAAGGAGACCAAATAGATGGATATATCGAATTTATCAGAACAGATGGTAAGATAGATGTCTCCCTCACTCCCATTGGGATTGAGAAGTTTGAACAATCCACTGAAGAAGTATTGAAATATATTCAGAAAAATAATGGTGTCATTTATATTACTGACAAATCTGATTCACAATTAATTCAGGATGAAATAGGAATGAGCAAAAAACTTTTTAAAAAAGCAGTTGGAAACTTATACAAAGCTAGGAAGATAATTATTAAAGCAAATTCCATAGAACTGTCTTGTCCTAACATAGCGTTACACTAA
- a CDS encoding universal stress protein, with amino-acid sequence MSANLYIVPYDFTSVGDAALKTALFLAKPRKTAIQLLNIVSEKSKAQETLNRLNEVIKNLDLSIGSVEVTPNVVIGNIFEDIPKVAKEHDARIIIMGTHGAVGMQKVFGSFAIKVLSNSDIPFVIVQEGGVLEKLENIVIPIEISKESLQILNVAGEVALTFDSKIHVIAEYETDERLNQQLKVRVSLVEKHYKEKGIDATVHIIKERGSFNQNIIKYVMANNGDMIALSYFTSSILPQFEKFTQNVITNDKKIPCLVINAKANSFFYF; translated from the coding sequence ATGAGTGCTAATTTATATATTGTCCCTTACGATTTTACAAGTGTCGGAGATGCTGCGCTAAAAACAGCTTTATTCTTAGCAAAACCACGTAAAACGGCTATTCAGTTATTGAATATAGTCAGCGAAAAGTCAAAAGCCCAGGAGACACTTAATCGTTTAAATGAAGTAATAAAAAATCTAGATTTATCCATAGGAAGTGTAGAAGTAACTCCAAATGTAGTTATTGGAAATATTTTTGAAGATATCCCAAAAGTAGCAAAAGAGCACGATGCTAGAATCATAATAATGGGAACACATGGAGCAGTTGGTATGCAAAAAGTGTTTGGTTCCTTCGCTATTAAGGTTCTAAGTAATTCCGATATCCCTTTTGTTATCGTTCAAGAAGGAGGAGTTCTTGAAAAATTAGAAAATATTGTTATTCCAATAGAAATATCGAAGGAAAGCTTACAGATTCTAAATGTTGCCGGAGAAGTAGCACTTACGTTTGATAGCAAAATACACGTTATTGCTGAGTATGAAACCGATGAACGACTAAACCAGCAATTAAAAGTACGTGTATCATTAGTAGAAAAACACTATAAAGAAAAAGGAATAGACGCAACCGTGCATATTATCAAAGAAAGAGGGTCTTTTAACCAAAATATAATAAAATATGTTATGGCAAATAATGGTGATATGATAGCCCTCTCCTATTTTACCTCAAGTATATTGCCTCAATTTGAGAAATTCACACAAAACGTTATAACCAATGATAAAAAAATACCTTGTTTGGTTATTAACGCAAAGGCAAATTCATTCTTTTACTTCTAA
- a CDS encoding methyltransferase: MKKSKNNFLKEFLKDSKTVGSVRPSSPALTKTMLNHINFNSAKIIVEFGPGTGVFTRKVIENLKSDTAFFVFELHKPFFDLLQEEFSEFSNVHLINDSALNIGKYITETEDSVDVIISSLPLSNIDNHIANQILLISKQIIKPEGKFLQYQYSLNYRKRLKRIFKEVTTEFTLNNLPPAFVYSCTK, translated from the coding sequence TTGAAAAAATCAAAAAATAATTTTCTTAAGGAATTTCTAAAAGATAGCAAGACGGTTGGTTCTGTAAGACCAAGTTCACCTGCTCTTACTAAAACAATGTTAAACCATATAAACTTTAATTCCGCAAAAATAATTGTTGAATTTGGTCCCGGAACTGGTGTGTTCACCCGAAAAGTAATTGAGAATTTAAAATCAGACACAGCATTTTTTGTATTTGAATTACACAAACCTTTCTTTGACCTATTACAAGAAGAGTTTTCAGAGTTCAGTAATGTACATTTAATAAATGATAGTGCCTTGAATATAGGAAAGTATATAACAGAGACCGAAGATAGTGTGGATGTGATTATATCTTCTCTTCCTTTATCCAATATTGATAATCATATAGCAAATCAAATATTATTAATCTCTAAACAGATAATTAAGCCTGAAGGAAAATTCCTTCAATATCAATATTCATTAAATTACAGGAAGAGATTAAAAAGAATTTTCAAAGAAGTAACTACTGAATTTACACTCAATAATCTACCTCCAGCATTTGTGTATTCTTGTACAAAATAA
- a CDS encoding dihydroorotase — protein MKVLLKKVTILDKKSTYYNQQKDILISDGKYSKIADNIQDKEAKQITSNSLFISQSWVDLKADFNDPGHEYNEDLNSGLNLAANSGFGHIYLVPTTSPIVDNKAQVNYILTKNGRHIVELHPMGTITKEGKGESLSEMYDMFQTGASVFTDNTSFLSSGILYRALLYVQNFGGQIVSFPQDKSLSYHGQINEGIASLKTGLRAMPSVGELIQVQRDLSILEYTEGKLHFSGISCAESLNLIRKAKKKGLQVTCDVYVNHLLFNETATLGFDTNHKVFPPYRTEEDRKELWKAISDGTIDCIASNHQPKIADYKDIEFDNADFGVMSLQSFYASLVDQNLKQHADFIEKISSKPREILDFKENTSINLGNSADCTLFDPTITWELNETTNLSKSINSPFYNKKLKGKAIGIIKRNTVHLNK, from the coding sequence ATGAAAGTATTACTAAAGAAAGTTACAATCTTAGACAAAAAGTCAACGTATTATAACCAACAGAAAGATATTCTTATTTCTGATGGGAAATACAGTAAAATCGCAGATAACATTCAAGATAAAGAAGCTAAACAGATCACAAGTAATTCCTTATTTATTTCGCAAAGTTGGGTTGACCTTAAAGCTGATTTTAATGACCCTGGACATGAATATAATGAGGATCTAAACTCCGGATTAAATCTTGCAGCGAATTCAGGATTTGGGCATATATATCTCGTTCCTACCACCTCTCCTATTGTTGATAATAAAGCTCAAGTTAATTATATTTTAACTAAAAATGGGCGACATATTGTTGAACTACATCCTATGGGAACGATTACTAAGGAAGGTAAAGGTGAGAGTCTATCAGAAATGTATGATATGTTTCAAACAGGCGCTTCTGTTTTTACAGATAATACTTCTTTCTTATCATCAGGCATCTTATATAGAGCACTTTTATATGTTCAAAATTTTGGAGGACAAATTGTATCTTTTCCTCAGGATAAATCATTGAGTTACCATGGTCAGATTAATGAAGGTATTGCTTCATTAAAAACAGGGTTAAGAGCTATGCCATCTGTTGGAGAGCTTATTCAGGTGCAACGTGATCTAAGCATTTTAGAATATACTGAAGGTAAATTACACTTCTCTGGAATTTCTTGCGCCGAATCACTAAATCTAATCCGCAAAGCAAAAAAGAAGGGCTTACAAGTCACATGTGATGTATATGTAAATCACTTACTATTTAATGAGACTGCTACACTTGGATTTGATACAAATCATAAAGTATTTCCTCCATACCGAACAGAAGAAGATCGTAAAGAGTTATGGAAAGCAATCTCAGATGGAACAATAGATTGTATTGCATCTAATCACCAACCTAAAATAGCAGATTATAAAGATATAGAATTTGATAATGCTGATTTTGGTGTAATGAGTTTGCAAAGTTTTTATGCCTCATTAGTTGACCAGAATTTAAAACAACATGCAGATTTTATTGAAAAAATATCTTCCAAGCCTAGAGAAATTCTTGATTTTAAAGAAAATACAAGTATTAATCTTGGTAATTCTGCAGATTGCACTTTATTTGATCCAACAATTACTTGGGAGTTAAATGAAACCACAAACCTTTCAAAAAGTATTAATTCTCCATTCTATAATAAGAAATTAAAAGGGAAAGCTATTGGAATAATTAAAAGAAATACAGTTCATTTAAATAAGTAA
- a CDS encoding BatA and WFA domain-containing protein, which yields MKFVHPNILYFLLLLIIPIIIHLFNFRPYKKIYFSSLQFIKKIDKETSTTKKLRHYLILASRLLAFAFLIIAFAQPYKPTSQQNSDFGNIIPIYLDNSFSMSAKGNNGDLLNQAKSTIHRLVEEFPIEQRYMLVTNAMSGDEYKIISRAELEDKLENISLSPLSKPLLSPLESIHEYFTSNSIEGNHHYFVISDLQERNLINKGNIDTTAFFSFIQIRPQSTKNLYIDSVWFDQPFRKANTNNILYIRVQNTGDSKLENIELSLNINGNNRQTLADIEAMGSTIISMNYTDKTPGIKEGYVEVIDPNIYFDNRYYFSYEVKTENNIIIINGDNSHPYPSLVYKGDDYYNIQQISVQQIKIEELNRANLIVLNSIDKISSGLIPQLNQLVNKGISVLIIPSSQPDISSYNELMTTFKLPLFKNIASQEIRVGKINIQNHFFDGMFDEKINKLRMPPLKNYISSTNYTNANYMSLIDYENNLPMLVQNATNKKVFALYTPIDPNFNDFGKSALFSSVLLRIGEVSQSTSQLSLVIGSEDNFILNTKLQAEKAVILKKGDFEFIPEMSMNSEGIMSISVRNMENNGQIEDGIYTVRNNEKELGKLAMNFNRVESDMKYVDESDLQNYLSSIHILNYETKAIKDLNDIQQMPLKKPNEYWRILLILALAFFLAEMSLIKFWKI from the coding sequence ATGAAATTTGTACATCCAAATATTCTTTATTTTCTCTTATTGTTAATCATTCCGATTATCATTCATCTTTTTAATTTCAGACCTTATAAGAAAATCTATTTTTCTAGTTTACAGTTTATAAAGAAAATAGACAAGGAGACTAGTACTACAAAGAAATTACGTCATTATCTTATTTTAGCATCTCGGCTTTTAGCTTTTGCTTTTTTAATCATTGCCTTTGCCCAACCTTATAAACCAACTTCTCAACAAAATTCTGATTTTGGAAATATCATTCCTATTTACTTAGATAATTCCTTCTCAATGTCAGCAAAAGGAAATAATGGAGATTTATTAAATCAAGCAAAAAGCACTATTCATAGATTGGTAGAGGAATTTCCGATAGAACAGCGTTATATGCTAGTGACCAATGCTATGTCAGGCGATGAATACAAGATAATTTCTCGCGCAGAATTAGAAGATAAACTTGAAAATATATCTCTTTCTCCTCTTTCCAAGCCACTTCTAAGCCCTCTTGAAAGTATTCACGAATATTTTACATCTAATTCTATTGAAGGGAATCATCATTATTTTGTTATTTCAGATTTACAGGAAAGAAATTTAATTAACAAGGGGAATATAGATACTACAGCATTTTTCTCTTTTATACAAATTAGGCCACAATCGACAAAAAACTTATACATTGACTCAGTTTGGTTTGATCAGCCATTTAGAAAAGCGAACACAAACAACATCTTGTATATAAGAGTGCAAAATACAGGTGATTCAAAGTTAGAGAATATTGAATTATCACTTAATATCAATGGAAATAATAGGCAAACTTTAGCAGATATTGAAGCAATGGGAAGTACAATAATTTCTATGAATTATACTGATAAAACACCTGGAATTAAAGAAGGATATGTTGAAGTGATTGATCCAAATATATATTTTGATAATCGCTATTATTTCAGCTATGAAGTAAAAACTGAAAATAATATTATCATTATTAATGGAGATAACTCTCACCCCTACCCTTCCTTGGTTTATAAAGGCGATGATTATTATAATATACAACAAATCTCTGTGCAACAAATCAAAATAGAAGAGCTAAACAGAGCTAATCTAATAGTATTAAACAGTATAGATAAAATTAGTTCTGGACTTATTCCTCAATTAAATCAATTAGTTAACAAAGGAATATCCGTATTAATAATCCCCTCTTCTCAACCTGATATATCTTCCTACAATGAATTGATGACTACTTTCAAATTACCTTTATTTAAAAATATAGCTTCTCAAGAAATAAGAGTAGGAAAAATCAATATCCAAAATCATTTTTTTGATGGAATGTTTGATGAGAAGATAAATAAGTTACGTATGCCTCCTCTTAAAAATTATATTTCCTCTACAAACTATACGAACGCTAATTATATGTCTTTAATTGATTATGAAAATAATCTACCTATGCTTGTACAAAACGCAACTAATAAGAAAGTCTTTGCCCTATACACTCCTATTGATCCAAATTTTAATGATTTTGGAAAGTCTGCCCTATTTTCATCTGTTCTACTGCGAATTGGTGAAGTAAGTCAATCTACTTCACAACTCTCTTTAGTCATTGGTTCTGAAGATAATTTTATTTTGAACACTAAGTTGCAAGCCGAGAAAGCAGTTATTCTAAAGAAGGGAGATTTTGAGTTTATTCCAGAAATGAGCATGAATTCTGAAGGAATCATGTCAATTTCGGTTAGGAACATGGAAAATAATGGGCAAATAGAAGATGGTATTTATACCGTACGAAATAACGAAAAAGAATTAGGTAAATTAGCTATGAATTTCAATAGAGTAGAATCAGATATGAAATATGTAGATGAGTCAGATTTACAAAATTACTTGTCATCTATACATATTCTAAACTACGAGACCAAGGCAATAAAGGATTTAAATGATATTCAACAAATGCCCTTAAAAAAACCAAACGAATATTGGAGAATTCTTTTAATTTTGGCATTAGCATTTTTCCTTGCTGAAATGAGTTTAATTAAATTTTGGAAGATATAA
- a CDS encoding T9SS type A sorting domain-containing protein, producing the protein MPIPVVDDATITILTTQEMNEELQVFDVSGKLVESKLIHLDLGNNSVKIDLTKLTKGIYTLNMKGFNNQYRPIKFVKF; encoded by the coding sequence ATGCCAATACCTGTGGTTGATGATGCTACAATTACAATACTAACAACTCAAGAAATGAATGAGGAACTACAAGTTTTTGATGTATCAGGTAAATTGGTAGAATCAAAGTTGATTCACTTAGATTTGGGAAATAATTCTGTTAAAATAGATTTGACAAAATTAACTAAAGGGATTTATACGCTTAATATGAAGGGATTTAACAATCAATATAGACCTATTAAATTTGTGAAATTTTAG
- a CDS encoding IS4 family transposase: MGLFRRNKNNNKPVIRQIIDLIPQHLLARVIQQHNSDKGCHKYKTYDQLVANLFGQLSRCSTLEDISVGIGVSKTFIRDLDLKQSPAKSTMSDGNKKRSHKVFESLYMSLLSYYGNLLKRHTHRKVVEEVKNQTILLRDSSTVSVCLGLFDWAKFRTAKGGIKIHTQWDEAMMMPNLVNITNASIHDRKGFEEIVFPKDTIIVEDKGYWDFNIIKARVLSQNVFVTRIKENTVYEVAEELDLPENEDQHILIDEIIYLTGQKAKEVGINQMKFRKVVAYHEEKNTTIEIITNNLSWKASTIAELYRRRWDIETFFKLLKQNLNVKTFIGTSENAVKSQIFIALITYLLLELLRRVGVSGKTAFSNFVEKIRICLPFYLSLDYVINTIRPIVQKAEKPPPEDDLWTTVQLQMF, translated from the coding sequence ATGGGACTGTTTCGTAGGAACAAAAATAACAATAAGCCTGTAATTCGTCAAATTATTGACTTAATTCCTCAACATTTATTAGCAAGAGTTATTCAACAGCATAATTCTGACAAGGGATGCCATAAATACAAGACTTATGACCAACTTGTTGCAAATTTGTTCGGACAGCTGTCTCGATGTAGTACTTTAGAGGATATTTCTGTTGGTATTGGTGTGTCGAAAACCTTTATTCGGGACTTAGACTTAAAACAAAGTCCTGCAAAATCAACGATGAGTGATGGGAATAAAAAACGTAGCCACAAAGTCTTTGAGAGTCTGTATATGAGTTTGTTAAGCTACTACGGTAATTTATTGAAAAGACATACTCATCGAAAAGTAGTAGAAGAAGTTAAAAATCAAACTATTCTTCTTCGTGATAGCAGTACAGTTAGCGTGTGTCTAGGGCTTTTTGATTGGGCAAAGTTTCGGACAGCAAAAGGAGGAATTAAAATCCATACGCAATGGGATGAGGCGATGATGATGCCTAACCTTGTGAATATCACTAATGCATCTATTCATGACAGAAAAGGATTTGAAGAAATTGTTTTCCCAAAGGATACGATTATTGTTGAAGATAAAGGATATTGGGATTTTAACATCATTAAAGCTAGGGTGTTGTCCCAAAATGTTTTTGTTACAAGAATAAAAGAAAACACTGTTTATGAAGTAGCTGAAGAATTAGATCTTCCAGAAAATGAGGATCAACATATTTTAATAGACGAGATTATTTATTTGACAGGACAAAAAGCAAAAGAAGTTGGGATAAATCAAATGAAATTCAGAAAGGTTGTAGCCTACCATGAAGAGAAAAATACAACGATAGAAATTATAACTAATAATCTTTCTTGGAAAGCTTCAACAATTGCAGAACTATACAGAAGGCGTTGGGATATAGAAACTTTCTTCAAGCTTTTAAAACAAAATCTCAATGTCAAAACTTTTATAGGAACTTCTGAAAATGCAGTAAAATCACAAATATTTATTGCATTAATTACCTATTTACTACTTGAACTTTTACGAAGAGTTGGGGTGTCAGGGAAAACGGCTTTTTCAAACTTTGTAGAAAAAATAAGAATTTGTCTGCCATTCTATCTTTCCTTAGATTATGTTATAAATACTATCCGACCGATTGTCCAAAAAGCAGAGAAACCTCCTCCAGAAGATGATTTGTGGACAACGGTACAACTCCAAATGTTTTAA